Proteins from a genomic interval of Microbacterium esteraromaticum:
- a CDS encoding GntR family transcriptional regulator produces the protein MAELVYTRIADDLRARIADGDLRPGDDVPTEAELAERWNTSRGPIRNALGVLRAEGLIETHRGRPARVVSRKANQPVDTSVPFTRWARDLGVTPGAVTQELSLRRADAETAAALQVAPGETIMSVVRLRLLDGRPTMLERLRYREDVGRLLLDVDTDAISITEYLASRGHGIVGLQHEIDAVAADAQDAALLRVAPGSPILRLSRISRDADGRVFEASEDRYLSEVVRFTVAASGISDHGQYLRAVGG, from the coding sequence GTGGCCGAACTTGTCTACACGCGTATTGCCGACGACCTCCGGGCTCGGATCGCCGACGGCGACCTGCGCCCCGGCGACGACGTGCCCACCGAGGCCGAACTCGCCGAGCGCTGGAACACCTCGCGCGGCCCGATCCGCAATGCCCTCGGCGTGCTGCGCGCCGAAGGACTGATCGAGACGCACCGCGGACGCCCCGCACGCGTGGTCTCACGCAAGGCGAATCAACCGGTCGACACGTCTGTGCCATTCACCCGCTGGGCGCGCGATCTCGGAGTGACTCCCGGCGCCGTCACGCAAGAGCTGAGCCTTCGCCGCGCCGATGCCGAGACGGCCGCCGCACTGCAGGTCGCCCCGGGCGAGACGATCATGAGTGTCGTGCGCCTAAGGCTGCTCGATGGCCGCCCCACCATGCTCGAGCGGCTGCGCTACCGCGAAGACGTGGGCAGGCTGCTTCTGGACGTCGACACCGATGCCATCTCGATCACCGAGTACCTCGCGTCGCGGGGCCACGGAATCGTCGGGCTGCAGCACGAGATCGACGCGGTGGCTGCCGATGCGCAGGATGCTGCTCTGCTGCGCGTCGCCCCGGGCTCCCCGATCCTCCGCCTGAGCCGCATCTCGCGAGACGCCGACGGCCGTGTCTTCGAGGCCTCGGAGGATCGCTACCTCAGCGAAGTGGTGCGGTTCACCGTCGCCGCGTCCGGCATCTCGGATCACGGACAGTACCTACGCGCCGTGGGCGGCTGA
- a CDS encoding EamA family transporter — MPVVAIALALSAAVAHAAWNVIAHNVSRAGVPFLWWGAVASSIIWVGVIPFTGGLGTDDVHGFLLGIGVSAVLHVLYMAVLQRGYQLGDLSTVYATARGSGPFLAVIIAVVLLGERPSVIALGGVALVLVGVIAVGLIDRSASAPRRGLDPAVLFGVLTGVMIATYTIWDAHAVREWSLSPVAFMVGATLLQVPVYSAAVGRRWRAVWQLGRLQWRRIIAFGILSPLSYILVLQAITIAPVALIAPLREVSVVLISLFGAFVLKESRPGLRIAASLVVVAGVVLLAF, encoded by the coding sequence ATGCCGGTCGTCGCCATCGCGCTCGCGCTCAGCGCCGCCGTCGCTCATGCCGCCTGGAACGTCATCGCCCACAACGTCAGTCGCGCCGGGGTGCCGTTCCTGTGGTGGGGAGCCGTGGCGAGTTCGATCATCTGGGTGGGCGTCATCCCGTTCACCGGCGGTCTCGGAACCGACGACGTGCACGGCTTCCTGCTGGGCATCGGAGTCTCGGCGGTGCTGCACGTGCTCTACATGGCGGTGCTGCAACGCGGCTACCAGCTCGGCGATCTCTCGACCGTGTACGCGACCGCGCGGGGGAGCGGTCCGTTCCTGGCCGTGATCATCGCCGTAGTGCTGCTCGGCGAGCGCCCCTCGGTGATCGCCCTGGGCGGTGTCGCCCTGGTGCTCGTCGGCGTCATCGCCGTCGGCCTCATCGACCGCAGCGCGTCGGCTCCCCGCCGCGGTCTCGACCCCGCGGTGCTGTTCGGCGTCCTTACCGGGGTGATGATCGCGACGTACACGATCTGGGATGCCCACGCCGTGCGCGAATGGAGCCTGTCGCCGGTGGCCTTCATGGTCGGTGCCACGCTGTTGCAGGTGCCGGTCTACAGTGCCGCGGTGGGACGCCGTTGGAGGGCGGTGTGGCAGCTGGGGCGGCTCCAGTGGCGCAGGATCATCGCCTTCGGCATCCTCTCGCCGCTGTCGTACATCCTCGTGCTGCAGGCGATCACGATCGCGCCCGTGGCGCTGATCGCGCCGCTGCGCGAGGTCAGCGTCGTGCTGATCAGCCTGTTCGGCGCGTTCGTGCTGAAGGAGTCCCGACCGGGGCTCAGGATCGCGGCGTCGCTCGTGGTCGTCGCCGGGGTCGTGCTGCTCGCGTTCTGA
- a CDS encoding M18 family aminopeptidase — protein sequence MPAASAAHSHAADLADFVAASPSSYHAAEEVARRLEDAGFTRLDEADAWPTQAGGRYVIVRDGAAIAWAVPTDATATTPVHVLGAHTDSPGFKLKPKPTTGAKGWLQAAVEVYGGPLLNSWLDRELRLAGRLALADGRVVLAATGPLLRLPQLAIHLDRGVNDGLALDKQTGTQPVWGLGEPESADILAELAAAANVDPAEIRGFDAVVADAAHGTIFGKDDAFFASGRLDDLASVHAGVVALIEAVDSGASGTVIPMLAAFDHEELGSASRSGAAGPILEDVLERIYASLGSDAEDLRRAYTSSWCLSSDVGHSVHPNFVQRHDPVVQPVLGSGPILKINANQRYATDAVGAAAWASWCESAGVGSQEFVSNNAVPCGSTIGPITATRLGIRTVDVGIPILSMHSARELAGVSDLYDLSRVARAFFAI from the coding sequence ATGCCTGCTGCCTCTGCCGCCCACTCGCACGCCGCCGACCTCGCCGATTTCGTCGCCGCTTCGCCGTCGAGCTACCATGCCGCCGAAGAGGTCGCCCGCAGGCTCGAAGACGCCGGTTTCACCCGCCTCGACGAGGCCGACGCCTGGCCCACCCAGGCCGGCGGCCGCTACGTGATCGTGCGCGACGGCGCTGCCATCGCCTGGGCCGTTCCCACGGACGCCACCGCGACCACCCCCGTCCACGTGCTGGGTGCCCACACCGACTCCCCCGGGTTCAAGCTCAAGCCCAAGCCCACCACGGGCGCCAAGGGCTGGCTGCAGGCCGCCGTCGAGGTGTACGGCGGCCCCCTGCTGAACTCCTGGCTCGACCGCGAGCTGCGCCTCGCCGGCCGCCTGGCACTCGCCGACGGCCGCGTCGTGCTCGCCGCCACGGGTCCCCTGCTGCGCCTTCCGCAGCTGGCCATCCACCTCGACCGCGGTGTGAACGACGGCCTCGCGCTCGACAAGCAGACCGGCACCCAGCCGGTGTGGGGCCTCGGCGAGCCCGAGTCGGCCGACATCCTCGCCGAACTCGCGGCGGCCGCGAATGTCGACCCCGCCGAGATCCGCGGCTTCGACGCGGTCGTGGCGGATGCCGCCCACGGCACGATCTTCGGCAAGGACGACGCGTTCTTCGCCTCGGGGCGCCTGGACGACCTCGCCTCGGTGCACGCCGGTGTCGTCGCACTCATCGAGGCCGTCGACTCCGGGGCATCCGGCACCGTCATCCCCATGCTCGCCGCGTTCGACCACGAAGAACTCGGCTCGGCATCGCGCTCGGGCGCAGCAGGCCCGATCCTCGAAGACGTCCTCGAGCGCATCTACGCCTCTCTCGGATCGGATGCCGAAGACCTGCGCCGCGCGTACACGTCGTCGTGGTGCCTGTCGAGCGATGTCGGCCACTCGGTGCACCCGAACTTCGTGCAGCGCCACGACCCGGTCGTGCAGCCGGTGCTCGGCTCGGGACCCATCCTCAAGATCAACGCCAACCAGCGCTACGCCACCGACGCCGTCGGAGCGGCCGCCTGGGCATCGTGGTGCGAGTCGGCCGGCGTGGGCTCGCAGGAGTTCGTGTCGAACAACGCCGTGCCGTGCGGTTCGACGATCGGCCCGATCACCGCGACCCGCCTGGGCATCCGCACGGTCGACGTCGGCATCCCGATCCTGTCGATGCACTCGGCGCGCGAGCTGGCCGGCGTCAGCGACCTGTACGACCTCTCCCGCGTGGCGCGGGCGTTCTTCGCCATCTGA
- a CDS encoding purine-cytosine permease family protein, translating into MTATSPASATPPARPALIERAGIEIIPESERTAKPRDLFWPWFAANVSVFGLSYGAFVLQFGISFWQATLVSVIGVVVSFFLCGLIAIAGKRGSAPTMVLSRAAFGVHGQKVPGIVSWLTSIGWETFLAIMAVLATATVITQLGGDGDSVALKIAATIVVAALIVAASVLGYHTIMKLQSVLTWLTGIVTILYIILASSSIDLAAVMSIPDGSTGAVIGALVMVMTGFGLGWINIAADWSRYQKRTASDGAIVLWNTVGGAIAPVVLVVFGLLLAGSDPALMDAVATDPIGALATILPIWVLVPFLLTAVLALVSGAVLGIYSSGLTLISLGIRIPRPTAAAVDGIILTLGTIWVVFFATDFLGPFQSFLITLGVPLASWAGILIADILRRRKDYDEDALFDARGRYGAWDWTSVGTLVGASAIGWGLVINLFAAEAAWNNWQGYLLFLIGGRDGEWAYANLGVFVALVLSFAITWFARAGRIRRQEQA; encoded by the coding sequence ATGACCGCCACATCTCCGGCATCCGCGACGCCGCCCGCACGCCCGGCGCTCATCGAGCGCGCCGGCATCGAGATCATCCCCGAATCCGAGCGGACGGCGAAGCCGCGCGACCTGTTCTGGCCGTGGTTCGCCGCGAACGTGTCGGTGTTCGGCCTGAGCTACGGAGCCTTTGTTCTTCAGTTCGGCATCTCGTTCTGGCAGGCGACGCTGGTGTCGGTCATCGGCGTCGTCGTGTCGTTCTTCCTGTGCGGACTGATCGCGATCGCCGGCAAGCGCGGTTCGGCACCGACCATGGTGCTCTCGCGCGCCGCGTTCGGCGTGCACGGGCAGAAGGTGCCCGGCATCGTCTCGTGGCTGACCTCGATCGGCTGGGAGACGTTCCTGGCGATCATGGCCGTCCTCGCCACGGCGACGGTGATCACCCAGCTCGGCGGTGACGGCGACAGTGTCGCCCTCAAGATCGCCGCGACGATCGTGGTCGCCGCGCTCATCGTCGCTGCTTCGGTGCTCGGCTACCACACGATCATGAAGCTGCAGTCGGTACTCACCTGGCTGACCGGCATCGTCACGATCCTCTACATCATCCTCGCCAGCAGCAGCATCGATCTGGCCGCCGTGATGTCGATCCCCGACGGCAGCACCGGCGCCGTGATCGGCGCACTCGTGATGGTCATGACCGGCTTCGGTCTGGGATGGATCAACATCGCGGCCGACTGGTCGCGGTATCAGAAGCGCACGGCATCCGACGGTGCCATCGTGCTGTGGAACACCGTCGGCGGCGCCATCGCCCCCGTGGTCCTGGTGGTCTTCGGTCTGCTGCTGGCCGGCTCCGACCCGGCGCTCATGGACGCCGTGGCCACCGACCCGATCGGCGCGCTCGCGACCATCCTGCCGATCTGGGTGCTCGTGCCGTTCCTGCTCACCGCGGTGCTCGCCCTGGTCTCGGGTGCGGTGCTCGGCATCTACTCGTCGGGCCTGACGCTGATCAGCCTCGGCATCCGCATCCCGCGCCCCACGGCGGCAGCGGTCGACGGCATCATCCTCACCCTCGGCACGATCTGGGTGGTGTTCTTCGCGACCGACTTCCTGGGCCCCTTCCAGTCGTTCCTCATCACGCTCGGCGTGCCCCTGGCGTCGTGGGCCGGCATCCTCATCGCCGACATCCTGCGCCGCCGCAAGGACTACGACGAGGACGCGCTGTTCGACGCCCGCGGTCGGTACGGCGCGTGGGACTGGACCTCAGTGGGGACTCTGGTCGGCGCGAGCGCGATCGGGTGGGGGCTGGTCATCAACCTCTTCGCCGCCGAGGCCGCCTGGAACAACTGGCAGGGGTACCTGCTGTTCCTCATCGGCGGCCGCGATGGCGAATGGGCGTACGCGAACCTGGGCGTATTCGTCGCCCTCGTGCTGTCGTTCGCGATCACCTGGTTCGCCCGGGCGGGACGCATCCGCCGCCAGGAACAGGCCTGA
- the kynA gene encoding tryptophan 2,3-dioxygenase, whose protein sequence is MAENERTLEDGIVTDLKDRMTYGSYLDLDRLLGAQHPVSQPEHHDEMLFIIQHQTTELWLKLVLHELGTARDRLAEDDLRAALKHIARVKHIQEVLTQQWSVLATLTPTEYAQFRGDLGNSSGFQSVQYRCVEFALGNKNERMLSVFADHPANLALLTTEWERPTLYDEFLRYVARRGLAVPHEILDRDVRQPYRENTELVAAIREIYEHPNEHWDLYEACEELVDVEDNFQFWRFRHLRTVSRTIGHKVGTGGSSGVGFLQRALDLTFFPELYSVRTEIGR, encoded by the coding sequence ATGGCCGAGAATGAGCGCACCCTCGAAGACGGAATCGTCACCGATCTGAAAGATCGGATGACCTACGGGTCGTACCTCGACCTCGACCGACTGCTCGGCGCGCAGCATCCGGTGTCGCAACCCGAGCACCACGACGAGATGCTGTTCATCATCCAGCACCAGACGACCGAGCTCTGGCTCAAGCTGGTGCTGCACGAGCTCGGCACCGCGCGCGACCGCCTCGCCGAAGACGACCTGCGCGCGGCCCTCAAGCACATCGCCCGCGTCAAGCACATCCAAGAGGTCCTGACACAGCAGTGGTCGGTGCTGGCGACCCTGACCCCCACCGAGTACGCGCAGTTCCGCGGCGACCTCGGCAACTCGTCCGGGTTCCAGTCGGTGCAGTACCGGTGCGTCGAGTTCGCGCTCGGCAACAAGAACGAGCGGATGCTGAGCGTGTTCGCCGACCACCCTGCCAACCTCGCGCTGCTGACCACCGAGTGGGAGCGCCCCACGCTGTACGACGAGTTCCTGCGCTACGTCGCACGTCGCGGGCTCGCCGTGCCACACGAGATCCTCGACCGCGATGTGCGCCAGCCGTACCGCGAGAACACCGAGCTGGTCGCCGCGATCCGTGAGATCTACGAGCACCCGAACGAGCATTGGGACCTGTACGAGGCGTGCGAGGAGCTCGTCGACGTCGAGGACAACTTCCAGTTCTGGCGCTTCCGCCACCTGCGCACGGTCTCGCGCACGATCGGCCACAAGGTCGGCACCGGTGGGTCCAGCGGTGTCGGCTTCCTGCAGCGCGCGCTCGATCTGACCTTCTTCCCCGAGCTGTACAGCGTGCGCACCGAGATCGGCAGATGA
- a CDS encoding hydrolase, protein MTTSDAVVHAARFFDGVSVREGMLTSTAGGMTLIAGAAPAGTPRLDGLVTGRFTDHHVHLQLVDHTLLAGSRLGTVVDLGAEPGWIRALADNRPAHNSGDSGSARPDRAPAAPNRAVSPELRPRIRYAGPFLTAVGGYPSDRAWAPAGSVREIADADDAARAVDEAAAAGASIIKVVAHSEAGAVLDDDAIRAIVHRAAEHRLPVVAHAEGRGQAQRVVRLGVTVLAHAPFSERLTDDEIAAQAASTTWISTMAIHDDEARAIVTDNMSRFAAAGGVVVYGSDMGNGPMPVDLREAEINALRDAGVDGIALLTALAPADPLIVGAPLLLLPDDDPNRAHHLTTTDLEH, encoded by the coding sequence ATGACCACGTCGGACGCGGTGGTGCACGCCGCGCGCTTCTTCGACGGCGTGTCCGTGCGCGAGGGGATGCTGACGTCGACCGCCGGCGGGATGACGCTCATCGCCGGCGCAGCGCCGGCCGGCACGCCGCGACTCGATGGCCTGGTCACGGGACGGTTCACCGATCATCACGTGCACCTGCAGCTGGTGGATCACACGCTCCTGGCGGGCTCACGGCTCGGCACGGTCGTCGATCTGGGGGCCGAGCCCGGCTGGATCCGGGCCCTGGCAGACAACCGCCCTGCACACAACTCCGGAGATTCTGGCTCTGCACGGCCCGATAGGGCCCCGGCAGCCCCGAACCGGGCAGTTTCTCCGGAGTTGCGTCCGCGCATCCGCTACGCCGGCCCCTTCCTCACCGCCGTCGGCGGATACCCGTCCGACCGCGCGTGGGCCCCGGCCGGGTCTGTGCGCGAGATCGCGGATGCTGACGACGCCGCGCGCGCGGTCGATGAGGCCGCAGCGGCCGGCGCCTCGATCATCAAGGTCGTCGCACACAGCGAGGCGGGCGCCGTGCTCGACGATGACGCGATCCGGGCGATCGTGCACCGGGCGGCGGAGCACCGACTTCCCGTCGTCGCGCACGCCGAAGGCCGCGGGCAGGCCCAGCGCGTCGTGCGCCTCGGCGTCACCGTGCTGGCCCACGCACCGTTCTCGGAGCGTCTGACCGACGACGAGATCGCCGCGCAGGCGGCATCCACCACGTGGATCTCGACCATGGCGATCCATGATGACGAGGCGCGCGCGATCGTCACCGACAACATGAGCCGCTTCGCCGCCGCCGGCGGCGTGGTCGTCTACGGCAGCGACATGGGCAACGGCCCGATGCCGGTCGACCTGCGCGAGGCCGAGATCAACGCGCTGCGCGACGCCGGGGTCGACGGCATCGCCCTGCTCACGGCGCTGGCGCCCGCCGATCCGCTGATCGTGGGCGCTCCCCTGCTGCTTCTTCCCGATGACGACCCGAACCGGGCGCACCACCTCACCACCACTGATCTGGAGCACTGA
- a CDS encoding kynureninase — protein MTSTDTTDNAVVPVDPADALLAEARRLDAADPLAHHLEAFADAPGVQAYLDGNSLGRPLRDTADKAAAFIRDDWGTRLIRSWDEQWMELPMQLGDRIARVTLGAAAGQTVVADSTSVMLYKLMRAAVAARPGRDEIVIEAGNFPTDRFIAAGIAQETGSTLRWVEPDPVRGVTADDVASVVGERTALVVLSHVDYRSGALADMPSITRVVKDAGALMLWDLCHSVGAVPMKLDEWGVDMAVGCTYKYLNGGPGSPAFGYLRAELQGTVLQPIHGWWGAADIFAMGPEYRPEGGIRQLLSGTPPVLSMLAMQGMLDLIEAEGMASVRAKSITLTDFAVRAYDALLAPLGVTLQSPREAAHRGGHITIGHESFREVTQKLWADGVIPDFRFPDGIRLGLSPLSTSHEETLRGVLAVRDALA, from the coding sequence ATGACCAGTACCGACACGACCGACAACGCCGTCGTCCCCGTCGACCCCGCCGACGCCCTGCTCGCGGAAGCCCGTCGCCTCGACGCCGCCGACCCGCTGGCCCACCACCTGGAGGCGTTCGCCGACGCACCGGGTGTGCAGGCCTACCTGGACGGCAACTCGCTCGGCCGCCCACTGCGCGACACCGCCGACAAGGCGGCGGCGTTCATCCGTGACGACTGGGGCACGCGACTCATCCGCTCGTGGGACGAGCAGTGGATGGAGCTGCCGATGCAGCTCGGCGACCGCATCGCCCGTGTTACCCTCGGCGCCGCCGCGGGTCAGACCGTCGTCGCCGACTCGACGAGTGTCATGCTGTACAAGCTCATGCGCGCCGCTGTCGCCGCACGGCCCGGTCGCGATGAGATCGTCATCGAGGCCGGCAACTTCCCGACCGACCGCTTCATCGCCGCCGGCATCGCCCAGGAGACCGGGTCGACGCTGCGCTGGGTGGAGCCCGACCCCGTCCGCGGTGTGACGGCCGATGATGTGGCATCCGTCGTCGGTGAGCGCACCGCGCTCGTCGTGCTCAGCCACGTCGACTACCGGTCGGGGGCCCTGGCCGACATGCCGTCCATCACCCGCGTCGTCAAGGATGCCGGAGCGCTGATGCTCTGGGACCTGTGCCACTCGGTGGGCGCGGTGCCGATGAAGCTCGATGAGTGGGGTGTCGACATGGCGGTCGGCTGCACCTACAAGTACCTCAATGGCGGACCGGGGTCGCCGGCCTTCGGTTACCTGCGCGCCGAGCTGCAGGGCACGGTGCTCCAGCCGATCCACGGCTGGTGGGGCGCAGCCGACATCTTCGCCATGGGACCCGAGTACCGTCCCGAGGGCGGCATCCGTCAGCTGCTCAGCGGCACTCCGCCGGTGCTGTCGATGCTGGCCATGCAGGGCATGCTCGACCTCATCGAGGCCGAGGGCATGGCCTCGGTGCGAGCGAAGTCGATCACGTTGACCGACTTCGCCGTGCGGGCATACGACGCGCTGCTCGCCCCGCTGGGCGTGACGCTGCAGTCGCCACGCGAGGCCGCGCACCGCGGTGGTCACATCACGATCGGACATGAGAGCTTCCGCGAGGTCACCCAGAAGCTCTGGGCCGACGGAGTGATCCCCGACTTCCGCTTCCCCGATGGCATCCGCCTGGGGCTGTCGCCGCTGAGCACCTCTCATGAGGAGACGCTGCGCGGCGTGCTCGCCGTGCGCGACGCCCTGGCATGA
- a CDS encoding PaaX family transcriptional regulator, producing MTTSAVGVAVLDDIDARPGSTTSLLRTLIGVHLRPLGGVISSAALVRLAGDLGIPPARARTAITRLKQRGLLLSTSGGYAINPAALPMLRRGDRRIFDVRTMSEDDGWMLVSATVPESRRDLRHQLRRRLLYLGAGSVAPSLWILPGHLFDEAHELLHEIGAREYATLFLATDPQPSRPLPEAVADWWDLVALRAEHDRFLASVDALDLTRPFAAHLGLIDSWRVLPYIDPGLPTALLPADWPGARSVETFQRLHAELAARAADHVRAVAADDRPVTPPAR from the coding sequence ATGACCACTTCTGCGGTGGGGGTAGCCGTGCTCGACGACATCGATGCGCGGCCCGGCAGCACGACGTCGCTGCTGCGGACGCTGATCGGCGTGCATCTGCGTCCGCTGGGCGGCGTGATCTCATCCGCCGCGCTGGTGCGCCTGGCGGGTGACCTCGGCATACCGCCGGCGCGCGCACGCACGGCGATCACGCGGCTCAAGCAGCGCGGTCTTCTGCTCAGCACATCGGGGGGCTACGCGATCAACCCTGCCGCCCTGCCGATGCTGCGGCGCGGCGACCGCCGCATCTTCGACGTGCGCACCATGAGCGAGGACGATGGGTGGATGCTGGTGTCGGCGACCGTCCCCGAGTCGCGCCGTGACCTGCGCCACCAGCTGCGCCGCCGCCTGCTGTACCTCGGTGCAGGGTCGGTCGCGCCGAGTCTGTGGATCCTGCCCGGGCATCTGTTCGACGAAGCGCACGAGCTGCTGCACGAGATCGGAGCGCGCGAGTACGCCACGCTGTTCCTCGCGACAGATCCGCAACCGTCGCGCCCTCTGCCCGAGGCCGTCGCCGACTGGTGGGACCTCGTGGCGCTGCGCGCCGAGCACGACCGATTCCTGGCATCCGTCGACGCGCTCGACCTGACGCGCCCCTTCGCCGCGCACTTGGGTCTGATCGACAGCTGGCGCGTGCTGCCGTACATCGATCCAGGGTTGCCGACCGCGCTGCTTCCGGCGGACTGGCCGGGTGCGCGCAGCGTCGAGACGTTCCAGCGTCTGCACGCCGAGCTCGCCGCACGTGCCGCCGACCACGTGCGCGCGGTAGCCGCAGATGACCGCCCGGTGACTCCCCCGGCTCGATAA